A stretch of DNA from Streptomyces venezuelae:
TACCGGCGTACCTGGAGGCGAGCAGCGAGCGCAGCAAGCGGCTGTACGAGCGGCTGGGCTGGGAGTTCACCGGGACGGCGGTACAGCTGCCGGACGGGCCGCCGATGTGGCCCATGTGGCGCAAGCCGCAGGGCTGAGCCTCGGCGGGCGCAGCGCCCTTGTGTAACCACTGCACCCGTAGTACTTTACGCGGAGTGCTTCGTGAGGGAGTGCTGTGTATCCAGGGGGAGACCGGATGTTGCGCAAGCTGACCTACTTCATCGCCACCTCGGTCGACGGCTTCATCGGTGAGCCGGACGGGAACGGCGACTTCCTGAACCAGTGGCTGGACCCCGAGTACCTGGACTGGATGGTTGCCGAGTACCCGGAGACCATCCCCACCCATGTGCAGGGGCACTTCGGGATCACCGACCTCCGGGCCCGGCACTTCGACGCGGTCATCCAGGGCCGCGGGAGCTACGACATCGGCCTCAAGGCGGGGGTCACCAGCCCCTACGCCCACCTGAAGCAGTACGTGGCCAGCCGTTCGCTGACCACCTCGCCGGACCCGGCGGTGGAGCTGATCGCCGGGGACGTGGCGGCCCGGGTGCGCGAGCTCAAGCAGGAGGACGGCCTCGGCATCTGGCTGTGCGGCGGTGCCGACCTGGCCGGACAGCTGGTGGAGGAGATCGACGAGTTCGTGGTGAAGACCTACCCGGTGGTGGCCGGGTCCGGGATGCCGATGACCCGGGCCGGGTTCGGCGCACGGGAGGTCGAGCTCCTCGGGGTGAAGGGCTTCGGTGGCGGCCAGGTGGTCACCACGTACGCGCGCAAGCGCTGAACCGGCTGCGCCGGGTGTCCCGGGGAGGCCAGGTAAACGGGAGAAAACCGGACTAATGTAGACGTATGACTGGCCATGATCAGCACCAGCGTCAGCACCAGCATCAGCATCTGACGGTGGCCCCGCAGGCCGGGCGTGAGCAGCGAGTCTGCCCGGCCTGCGGGCGCCCCGTCGAGACGGTGATCAGGCGGCGCAAGGTTCTCGGGGCGTTTGTGCCGGAGTGGGGTCCGGGTCCCTGCCGGAACCCGGACTGCACTGCGCGCGAGCCTGACGACGTGCCGTAGCGGCGGCCCGCGCTAGCGCTGGGCGACCAGGCCGTTGCGCCACAGGTAGTCGACGCGCGAGCGCTCCGCCGCGTTCGGCGTCGCGTTCTGGCAGGACGTGCCCGGCCCGCCGCCCGACATCAGCTCGCTGCACGGACCCGAGTAGTGGTCGGGCAGGCCGAGCACGTGCCCGGTCTCGTGGGAGGTCACCCGGGTGGAGTTGTACTGCTGGTTCTGCCGGTAGTCGAGGAAGATGTACCCCCGCCCGTGCCCGTCGGTGCTGGCGTACGAACCGCGCGAGTCATTGCCCTCGTAGTACGCGAAGTTCCCGCCGGAGGACACCTCCTGGAGCTTCACATTGGACACCGAGCTGTTCCAGATCTGGGTGGAGCGGGCTATCTGGGTGCGGAAGCTGGGCGCGTTGCGGGTGTTGTAGGTGACGGTGACCGCCAGTACGCCCGGGTTGGCCTTGCGCTGCTCGGCCACGGAGCGCTGTATGGCCTCGAAGAAGGCGCGGTTGGCGTCCGCGTTCTCCTGCGACCGTTCGTAGGCGGCGTAGCTCGCGGCATTGCCGGCCGGCATCGGTGCCGGGGCCGCGCCGGCGGCGGGGGCGGTGACGCCGAGGGCGGTCGCGAGACCGAGTCCGATCACGGTGGCCAGAACGGCCTTGCGGGAGCTGCTGGTGCGTCGGGAGTGGCGCATGGTGGGGGGCTCCTCCTCAATCCGGTGCGGGGGGTGGGTGGTTCCGGTACCGGAGTCTGGGGGAGCCGGGGCGGCCGGCGGATGATGTCAGCGGCCGATAACACCGGGCTATCAGGGTGTGGCGGACTGGCCAACTCCCGTGAAAATGGCGGGAATAGGTGGGGTGTCAGTGGCTGGTGCGGTCTGCGGGCCGCGCCTACTCTCGGGTCATGGAGCTCGAGGTGAGGCATCTGCGCGCGCTGTGCGCCATTGCCGATGCCGGCAGCCTGCACAAGGCCGCCCGGCAGCTCGGCGTCAGCCAGCCCTCGCTGACCACGCAGTTGCAGCGGATCGAACGGGCCCTGGACGGGGAGCTGTTCCTGCGGGAGCGCACCGGCTGCCGGCCGACGCCGTTCGGGCGGACCGTGCTCGGCCGGGCCCGGCCGCTGCTGGCGGAGATGGCCGCACTGGTCGCGGAGGCGCGGGCGCAGGCGCACGGCCAGCGGCTGCGGATCGGCTCCACCGCCAGCCGGGCCCTGCCGGGCTGGCTGCGCAGGCTGCACCGGAGGTTCCCCGACACCGAGACCACGCTGGTGGTGGACGTGTCGGCGAACGCGCTGCTGCGGATGGTGGCGGCCGGACAGCTGGACGTGGCCTTTGTCCACGAGGTGGAGGGCAGCCCGCTGCGGGTGCCGGCCGGGCTCCAGGTGCGGGTGCTGATGGAGCGCGAGCCGCAGTTCCTGTCGATGTCCCGGAACCATCCGGCCGCCCGGCAGCCGGTGGTGGACCTGCGGGACTTCGCGCGGGACCGGTGGACGGTGGACCCTTCGGTGGACGGCGAATGGGACGGCCTGCGGCGGGTGTTCGCCGGTGCCGGCCTCGATCCGCCGGTGCTGCACACCGACTACCACACCGCTGCGTCGCTGATCGTCTCGGGCGAGGCGGTGGCGCCGTGCCAGCCGACGTCCGGGCCGCGGGACGACATGGCCATACGGCCGCTGCAGGGTGATCCGCTGGCGGTGCGGCTGCTGCTGGCGACGCGGCCGGGGGCGCATGCGGAGGTGTACGCGGACCTGCGGGCGGCCTACCGTGAGCTGGCGCTCCGGACGGCCCCCTACCGAGCCTGGCTCCACCGCACGGGCAACCCCCTCCTGACCGCGGCATAACCCCCACCCGCGCCGCGCGGCCTGCGCTCCGGCGGCCCCGGGCTCCGCCCGGCCCCCGCTCCGGGCTGCGCCCGGCACCCCGTACCGGGGTGCACCCCGCACCCGTTGGGGGCTCCGCCCCGGGCTACGCCGGATGCGCGGGCTCCGCCCGTCACCCCGGGCTGGGCCCGCACACGCGCCGGGCTCCGCCCGACCCCTTGGGGGCTCCGCCCGCCGCCCCGGGCTGCGCCCGAACCCGGCCCAGGGCTGCGCCCGGCACCCCGTACCGGGGTTGCATCCCGGACCCCTTGGGGGCTCCGCCCCCGGCCGGTGTGTGCCGGGCCCGGCCTGATGCGCGGGCTCCGCCCGGCGCCCTGGTGCGCGCGGCACCTGAACCCCGCGCGGGACTGCGCCCGGGCGCGGGTGGGCCTTGCCCGCCGACGGGCTCTGCCCGATGCCGTCCCGGCTCCAGGGGCCCGTGGGGCGTGCGGGGCTCCGCCCCGAACCCCTGGCATGCGGGTCTCGCCCGGCCTGGCCCGCCCCCTGGGGGCTTCGCCCCAAGCCCGATTCCAGGGGAGTGATCCCAGCGGGGTCCGGGCCCCGCCCCTGCCGGCCGGGCCGGGGCCTGGGCATCGCCCGGGGTGCGCACGGTGCCCGGCTCCGGGTCCGGGGCTTCGCCCCGCCGCCCGCGCCCGCGCCGGGCCGGACCCGCCCGTGCCCTCAGGGCGGCCGGGCGGACCCACCCCAACCCCGGCTCCAGGGGGAGCGCCCCCTGCCGGGCCCGGGCGCCGCCCGGACCCGGGTTCCGGGGCGCCGGGCCCCGCCCCTGCCGGCCGGCCGGGGTCCGGGCCCGCCCGGGCCGGGGACTGCGCCCGGCCCCCGGGTCCGGGGCGCCGCCCCGCCGACTGCCGCGGCCCGGGCGCGCCGCCCCCGCCCGCGTCCTCGGGCCGGCCGGGTGGCGCCCGCCCGGGGTGGTCGCAAGAGCCGCGGCCAGCGGAGTGGCTTGACTTGGGTGGGGCGCGATATATCGTGTTAGGCGGAAGACGCGATATGCGTCGCGTTCCGACGAGGAGGATCCGCACCATGGCCGAGCAGACCTGGTCCATCGCCGAGCCGCAGAAGCTCGCCTTCGAATCCCCGGTGAAGCGCCTGCGCGTCCGCATCCTGGACGGCACCGTCAACGTCGTCGGCACCGACGAAGGTCCCGCCCGGCTGGAGGTCTCCGAGGTGGACGGCCCCCCGCTGCACATCGTGCAGACCGGCGACACCCTCACCGTGTCCTACGAGGACCTGCCCTGGAACGGCTCCCAGGGCCTGCGGGAATGGTTCGACTCCAAGCCCTGGGACAACTGGCGCTCCGCCTCCGGCCGCAAGGCCTGGGAGCGCAGCGCCGTGGTCACCCTCACCCTGCCCGCCGACGCCCACGTCCAGATCGCCGCGGTCGGCGCCGCCTCCGTGGTCTCCGGCATCCGCGGTGGCACCGAGCTGCACGGGGTCTCCGGCGACGCCACCCTCGTACGCCTGGCCGGCAGCGTCCTCACCCGTACCGTCACCGGCAGTGTCGAGGCCCAGTCCGTGGACGGGGACTTCCGGTTCCGCTCCGTCTCCGGCGGTCTCACCGTCGTCGACGGCTCGGCCGGCACCGTACGGGCCGAATCCCTCAACGGGGACATGCTCCTCGACCTCGCGCCCGCCCCGGCCGCCGGACGCCCGTTCGACATCAGCCTCAACTCCGTCTCCGGACGGGTCGCGATCCAGCTCCCGCACCAGGCCGACGCCAGGGTCGAGGCCGGCACCACCAGCGGCAGGATCTCGAACGCCTTCGAGGACCTCCAGGTCTCCAGCCGGGTCGGCTCCAAGAAGATCACCGGGACGCTCGGCGAGGGCACCGGTACGCTCCGCGCCACCACCGTCTCCGGAGCCATCGCCCTGCTGCGCCGCCCCGACGCCGGGACGGCGGCCCCGCTCTCGTTCGACAAGAAGGTGCTCTGACATGCCGCCCGTCTTCGCCCACGGCCGCCTCCGCCTCTACCTGCTGAAGCTGCTGGACGAGGCGCCGCGCCACGGGTACGAGGTGATCCGCCTGCTGGAGGAGCGCTTCCAGGGCCTGTACGCGCCCTCGGCCGGCACCGTCTACCCGCGGCTGGCCAAGCTGGAGGCCGAGGGTCTGGTCACGCACGCCACCGAAGGCGGGCGCAAGGTGTACTCGATCACCGACGCCGGCCGGGCCGAACTGGCCGGCCGCACCGGCGAACTCGCCGACCTGGAACTGGAGATCCGCGAATCGGTCTCCGAACTGGCCGCCGAGATACGCGACGACGTCCGCGGCGCGGCGGGCGACCTGCGGCGCGAGATGCTGGCCGCGGCCTCCGCTTCCGCCACCGCCGCTCCCGGCCCGGACCCTTCGGACGACGCCTGGGCCGCGGCGAAGGAGGAACTGCGGCGGGCCCGCCAGGAGTGGAAGGAACAGGCCCGCCGGGCCAAGGACGAGAGCCGCCGGGCCCGCGAG
This window harbors:
- a CDS encoding dihydrofolate reductase family protein encodes the protein MRKLTYFIATSVDGFIGEPDGNGDFLNQWLDPEYLDWMVAEYPETIPTHVQGHFGITDLRARHFDAVIQGRGSYDIGLKAGVTSPYAHLKQYVASRSLTTSPDPAVELIAGDVAARVRELKQEDGLGIWLCGGADLAGQLVEEIDEFVVKTYPVVAGSGMPMTRAGFGAREVELLGVKGFGGGQVVTTYARKR
- the snpA gene encoding snapalysin, with translation MRHSRRTSSSRKAVLATVIGLGLATALGVTAPAAGAAPAPMPAGNAASYAAYERSQENADANRAFFEAIQRSVAEQRKANPGVLAVTVTYNTRNAPSFRTQIARSTQIWNSSVSNVKLQEVSSGGNFAYYEGNDSRGSYASTDGHGRGYIFLDYRQNQQYNSTRVTSHETGHVLGLPDHYSGPCSELMSGGGPGTSCQNATPNAAERSRVDYLWRNGLVAQR
- a CDS encoding LysR family transcriptional regulator, with the translated sequence MELEVRHLRALCAIADAGSLHKAARQLGVSQPSLTTQLQRIERALDGELFLRERTGCRPTPFGRTVLGRARPLLAEMAALVAEARAQAHGQRLRIGSTASRALPGWLRRLHRRFPDTETTLVVDVSANALLRMVAAGQLDVAFVHEVEGSPLRVPAGLQVRVLMEREPQFLSMSRNHPAARQPVVDLRDFARDRWTVDPSVDGEWDGLRRVFAGAGLDPPVLHTDYHTAASLIVSGEAVAPCQPTSGPRDDMAIRPLQGDPLAVRLLLATRPGAHAEVYADLRAAYRELALRTAPYRAWLHRTGNPLLTAA
- a CDS encoding DUF4097 family beta strand repeat-containing protein; amino-acid sequence: MAEQTWSIAEPQKLAFESPVKRLRVRILDGTVNVVGTDEGPARLEVSEVDGPPLHIVQTGDTLTVSYEDLPWNGSQGLREWFDSKPWDNWRSASGRKAWERSAVVTLTLPADAHVQIAAVGAASVVSGIRGGTELHGVSGDATLVRLAGSVLTRTVTGSVEAQSVDGDFRFRSVSGGLTVVDGSAGTVRAESLNGDMLLDLAPAPAAGRPFDISLNSVSGRVAIQLPHQADARVEAGTTSGRISNAFEDLQVSSRVGSKKITGTLGEGTGTLRATTVSGAIALLRRPDAGTAAPLSFDKKVL
- a CDS encoding PadR family transcriptional regulator; this encodes MPPVFAHGRLRLYLLKLLDEAPRHGYEVIRLLEERFQGLYAPSAGTVYPRLAKLEAEGLVTHATEGGRKVYSITDAGRAELAGRTGELADLELEIRESVSELAAEIRDDVRGAAGDLRREMLAAASASATAAPGPDPSDDAWAAAKEELRRARQEWKEQARRAKDESRRAREEAQQARRQAKEAQDRAREEVQRIAGQLQEQFARSAVREGLSDITDKLGAWLGATGPAEPQSEDRTEPAAEERRSGDSGWAADLAPTGDPARDLDRLLDRFRDEVRDAARDHGVTAAQAEEARRRLSAAAADLTSALRRTTRG